A genomic window from Solanum stenotomum isolate F172 chromosome 10, ASM1918654v1, whole genome shotgun sequence includes:
- the LOC125842421 gene encoding cation/H(+) antiporter 15-like — MADPEPLIDVGKLNEKVLCYAQTIYRFNGVWEGPDPLTPIIPLFFIQVSLAILITRFVTFVLKPTRQPPFVAEIISGILLGPTALGRIMRFRRLLFPNYNFHVIETMAHVALVFYGFLVGLQMDMKSVLRIGIKARNVAIIGIIIPFVMGTILYFSLTRDEDVRGFIFYGGALTITGFSVLSKILDKQKILQTDIGKMAMSSAVINDIGAWFILTLGYVVTGSTANIHWALICTIAYALFCVFYLRRAIGWIIRKMPEGQGYSEFFICSILAGMAISGVITDALGTHPIIGAFLFGLSIPNQVLQAEIIDKLDDFVTGIFKPTFFVVCGLRTNFGQMGSIYEIVGYILLFVSAKILSSIAATFFSEMTIKEALAVGVLSNTKSIMALIIIEAGQAQQVLSTQLYSLMVAGILVMTAIVTPMTMLHRPSQEIAPHKRRTIQKARMEEELRVLACIHGTHDIPSVINILGSSHSTPASPITVFALQVVELVGRGSSMLEVHNSGKRGSRSLGHEETQTRQIITAFDNYELRSDGVMVQVLTARSALSTMDEDMCNIAKDKRVAFIILPFHKQRGIEGEMEDVNPEIRAVNEGVLANAPCSVGILIDRGLSETSDYAKNIVVLFFGGTDDREALAYALRMVDRPDTRLTVVKFIPDEGASDIEQTEFADESHVNVQIDKESEKLMDDEFLNRFKISTANDKSVTYIELLLNDVEEAVKAIKLMDQHNYDLYIVGKGRGVVSPLTAGLVDWCDCPELGPIGDLLVTSEFDSTFSVLVMQQYVKPIGDGSVNSYGSMSERIAGIGMDMDLDMQRADSESGDVFSSFRRRTEHMPRV; from the exons atggcAGATCCAGAGCCATTGATTGATGTtggaaaattaaatgaaaaagttCTATGTTATGCACAAACAATTTATAGATTTAATGGAGTTTGGGAAGGACCAGATCCTTTGACACCAATTATCCCTCTTTTCTTTATTCAAGTTTCATTAGCTATCTTGATCACTCGTTTTGTCACCTTTGTCTTAAAACCCACCAGGCAACCTCCTTTTGTTGCTGAGATTATT AGTGGCATACTTTTAGGTCCTACAGCACTTGGAAGGATCATGAGGTTCAGGAGGCTGCTTTTCCCAAACTACAACTTCCATGTTATTGAGACAATGGCTCATGTAGCCCTTGTGTTCTATGGGTTTCTAGTGGGATTGCAGATGGATATGAAATCTGTTCTTCGAATTGGAATAAAGGCTAGAAATGTTGCTATTATCGGTATCATCATCCCTTTTGTCATGGGAACAATATTATATTTCTCACTTACTCGCGATGAAGATGTTAGAGGTTTCATTTTCTATGGTGGTGCTCTCACCATTACAGGGTTCTCTGTCCTGTCTAAGATACTTGATAAACAAAAGATCCTCCAAACTGACATAGGGAAAATGGCTATGTCTTCAGCTGTAATCAATGATATTGGTGCATGGTTTATTCTTACACTAGGATATGTTGTTACAGGGAGTACAGCTAATATACATTGGGCTTTAATTTGCACGATTGCTTACGCCTTATTCTGTGTCTTTTATCTTCGTCGTGCCATTGGCTGGATCATTAGAAAAATGCCAGAAGGACAAGGGTATAGTGAGTTCTTTATATGTTCAATCCTTGCTGGAATGGCTATTTCCGGAGTTATAACTGATGCTTTAGGGACACATCCTATTATTGGAGCTTTTCTCTTTGGACTTAGTATACCTAACCAAGTGCTTCAAGCAGAAATTATCGATAAGCTTGATGACTTTGTGACGGGCATTTTTAAGCCAACTTTCTTTGTTGTTTGTGGACTCAGAACCAATTTCGGACAAATGGGCAGCATTTACGAAATTGTTGGCTACatacttttatttgtttcaGCCAAAATCTTGAGCTCAATAGCTGCCACTTTCTTCTCTGAAATGACTATTAAGGAGGCCCTGGCTGTTGGAGTACTTAGCAATACCAAGAGTATCATGGCCTTGATCATTATCGAAGCTGGTCAGGCACAACAG GTTTTGAGCACACAATTGTACTCCCTTATGGTGGCTGGCATTTTGGTGATGACAGCGATAGTCACCCCTATGACTATGCTCCACCGTCCCTCGCAGGAAATTGCTCCCCATAAACGAAGGACTATACAGAAGGCAAGAATGGAGGAGGAGCTTCGGGTCCTTGCTTGCATCCATGGCACACATGACATCCCTTCAGTCATCAACATTCTTGGCTCGTCACATTCTACACCAGCATCCCCAATAACTGTCTTTGCTCTCCAAGTAGTAGAATTAGTCGGGCGTGGATCATCTATGCTAGAAGTACACAACTCAGGGAAACGAGGCTCTCGAAGTCTTGGACACGAGGAGACACAAACAAGACAGATCATCACTGCTTTTGACAACTATGAGCTACGATCAGATGGAGTGATGGTACAAGTACTCACAGCAAGGTCTGCTTTGTCCACCATGGATGAAGATATGTGCAACATTGCCAAAGACAAGCGTGTAGCTTTCATCATTCTACCTTTCCACAAACAACGAGGTATCGAGGGTGAAATGGAGGATGTCAACCCTGAAATTCGGGCTGTCAACGAAGGTGTGCTAGCTAATGCCCCTTGTTCTGTGGGAATCCTCATCGATCGTGGCCTCTCTGAGACCAGTGACTATGCAAAAAATATCGTTGTCCTCTTTTTTGGAGGCACTGATGACAGGGAAGCTCTGGCTTACGCTTTGAGAATGGTTGATCGTCCAGATACACGGCTAACTGTTGTAAAGTTCATTCCAGACGAAGGCGCTTCTGATATAGAGCAAACAGAATTTGCTGATGAAAGTCATGTGAATGTCCAGATTGACAAAGAGAGTGAAAAGTTGATGGACGACGAGTTCTTAAACAGGTTCAAGATCAGCACAGCCAATGACAAATCAGTAACATACATAGAACTGTTGCTGAATGATGTGGAAGAAGCTGTCAAGGCCATAAAACTAATGGATCAGCATAACTATGATCTCTACATCGTAGGAAAAGGCCGAGGCGTGGTGTCACCACTAACGGCTGGCCTAGTAGATTGGTGTGACTGTCCTGAGCTCGGGCCTATTGGTGATCTTTTAGTGACATCAGAATTCGACTCCACATTCTCCGTGCTGGTGATGCAACAGTATGTTAAGCCAATTGGAGATGGTTCAGTAAATTCTTATGGATCAATGAGTGAGAGGATAGCAGGCATTGGGATGGACATGGACTTGGACATGCAACGCGCGGATAGTGAATCAGGGGATGTGTTCTCCAGTTTTAGAAGGCGAACGGAACATATGCCACGAGTCTAA